A window of the Bombina bombina isolate aBomBom1 chromosome 3, aBomBom1.pri, whole genome shotgun sequence genome harbors these coding sequences:
- the LOC128652934 gene encoding carbonyl reductase [NADPH] 1 yields the protein MAGTRVAVVTGGNKGIGFAIVKSLCKKFQGDVYLTARSPELGQEAVKDLKDKEGLSAHFHQLDINDLQSIRNIRDFLKEKYGGIDVLINNAGIAFKAADTTPFATQAEVTLKTNFFATRDVCDELLPLIKPGGRVVNVSSMVSVNSLGRCSPELQKVFRSDTITEDELVKLMETFVEDTKNGDHQEKGWPNTAYGVSKIGVTVLSRIQARLLNEKRKGDGILLNACCPGWVRTDMAGPKAPKTPDEGAETPVYLALLPPEADSPHGQFLSEKKVIKW from the exons ATGGCTGGCACTAGAGTAGCGGTAGTGACAGGCGGTAACAAGGGCATAGGGTTTGCTATAGTGAAGTCCCTGTGCAAGAAGTTCCAGGGGGATGTCTATCTGACAGCCAGGAGCCCCGAGCTGGGGCAGGAGGCCGTGAAGGATCTAAAGGACAAGGAAGGATTGTCAGCTCACTTCCATCAGCTGGACATCAACGACCTGCAGAGTATCAGGAACATTAGAGATTTCCTCAAGGAGAAGTACGGGGGGATTGACGTGCTCATTAACAATGCTGGGATTGCTTTTAAAG CTGCGGACACTACCCCGTTTGCTACTCAAGCTGAAGTCACCTTGAAAACCAACTTCTTTGCTACTAGAGATGTCTGTGATGAACTCTTACCCCTTATAAAGCCAGGAG GTAGAGTTGTCAATGTATCCAGCATGGTTAGCGTTAATTCCCTGGGACGTTGCAGCCCTGAACTCCAGAAGGTGTTTCGCAGTGACACCATCACAGAAGACGAATTGGTAAAATTAATGGAGACGTTTGTTGAAGATACCAAAAATGGAGATCACCAAGAAAAGGGTTGGCCAAACACAGCTTATGGAGTATCCAAAATCGGGGTAACAGTGCTTTCCAGGATCCAAGCACGGCTTCTAAATGAGAAGAGAAAGGGGGATGGCATTTTACTCAATGCCTGTTGTCCTGGATGGGTAAGGACCGATATGGCTGGTCCCAAGGCTCCCAAGACTCCAGATGAAGGTGCAGAGACACCGGTGTATTTGGCTTTACTGCCCCCTGAGGCCGATTCACCTCATGGGCAATTTTTAAGTGAAAAGAAAGTTATAAAATGGTAA